One window of the Myxococcus virescens genome contains the following:
- a CDS encoding MupA/Atu3671 family FMN-dependent luciferase-like monooxygenase: MTEHIEPRAHRFPTLVDVLCQRAESQGDALLYRFLETGDVDGPVEEWTYRRLDSRARSLGARLRALGAQGERALLLYPPGLEFVAGFMGCLYGGVIAVPCYPPDPTRLERTLPRLRAIARDCGARYVLTTSTIQEMAEFLTPQAPELGELQWIASDAVPEAEAADWKRPDLTSDSLAFLQYTSGSTGNPKGVKVSHANILHNESLITRDFGLQAERSVGVGWLPMFHDMGLIGKVLQPLYLGFPCMLMSPIAFLQRPLRWLEAVSHFKGTVSGGPNFAFDLCVRKARAEDVARLDLSHWDLAFNGAEPVRRETMERFAETFAPAGFRREAFYPCYGLAEATLIVSGGVKGTLCVQERYDTGSLELGRAKPASDAAEGPTARTLVSSGQGAPDQRLLIVDPETRVPRASNEVGEVWVAGPSVAGGYWDRPEETAHAFGARLANGEGPFLRTGDLAFLSPEGELFITGRLKDLLIVRGRNLYPQDLEMTAERAHRAVRPGCSAAFSVDVEGEERLVVVSEVDVREGFDGAAVVGALRRALADEHQVHAHTVVLLQARSIPKTSSGKIQRRACRDGFLAGSLEVVEVSGEEAAPVPETEPSMPSAPLRERLALASEEVRPALLVDFLRGEAVRVLRTAPASLAPETSLASLGLDSLMALELHGRLEEELGVSLPVAFLWQHPTLGAAAAHLVDAWKGTAAPAAPPLKAGSLEGELPLSPGQQRLWFLDRLVPESALYNVHFQLRLSGALDVSALERALQGLLSRHAVLRAAFPEVEGQPQQLLPSLRPLDVAREDLRALSPAERDARLNLLARAQGEAPFNLSEGLLVRAALVALEDQEHVLLMTQHHIVTDGWSIGVLARELAALYRAEVAGAAASLGAPALQYVDYARWQRGLGGALDGQRAYWARKLENLPRLELPTDFPRPREPGFRGALHRFALPAELVDSLKAVGRSEGCTFFVTLAAAWAALLHRYSGQDDFGLGTIFAQRDRAELRDVVGFFASTLVLRADVSGAPRFRELLGRMRHTFHEALAHADLPFEEVVGASRAVRGGDNPLFQANLVLESLPPVDLDVPGMQWRPVLPVPDGAVEGTAKFDLQLAVVETPGGLEGALEYRSDLFSAETMARLAGHLEALLRGIVAAPDARVEDLPLLDEAERRSLLERWNDFTAPLSQDPSHCIHAQFREQAARTPDAVAVVAEDGTLTYAELARRASALALHLRGLGVGPEVRVGLCAERSVEMVAGMLGILEAGGAYVPLDPDYPRERLTYMLEDSGARVLVTQSHLAGTLPVSGLHTVLLDTAEPYAAAPASPLALGTTPDNAAYVIYTSGSTGRPKGVVVPHGGVANFFAAMDVRVGHPPAGAWLAVTSISFDISVLELLWTLTRGFKVVVQGEGASLKAPARAAGARKRPMDFSLFYFADDAEVSRGESSYRLLLEGAKFADTHGFAAVWTPERHFHAFGGLYPNPSVVGAAVATVTKRVAIRAGSVVLPLHHPVRVAEEWSLVDNLSGGRVGISVASGWHANDFVFAPEKYEKRRELMMEGIDTVRRLWRGETVRFPGGGGAQVDVKLRPRPVQAELPVWLTAAGNPETFITAGRLGCNILTHLLGQTWEDLEKKLSLYRQAWRDAGHAGEGHVTLMLHTFIGEDMAKVREVVEQPFRNYLKSSADLMRGLGSTLGIDMDSATEADLDRLAGHAFDRYFETSGLFGTPRSVRERVGQLQALGVDEVGCLIDFGIPADTVLASLPLLDEVRQRCVRDSRRAGTAKTIPEQLREHGVTHLQCTPSLARALLSEPESVEALGGLQRLMVGGEALPGALAASLRKALPESAELLNMYGPTETTIWSSTARVAPEETAAVVSIGTPLLRTCLYVLDARLQPAPVGVAGELYIGGAGVVRGYLGRPELTAERFIPDAWAREPGARLYRTGDRARWRPDGTMEFLGRVDHQLKVRGFRIEAGEIEAALTAQPSVREAVVVAREDVPGDVRLVAYVVPAQGATVEASALRDALAQRLPEHMVPSLVMELPALPLTPNGKVDRKALPAPNVVRSAKAAFVAPQGQLEEQIAQVWRSVLRVEQVGVHDNFFDLGGHSLLMVQVHTQLKSVLGQDLPLLKLLEHPTISTLARFARQGPATAQSQVEAAQDRARRQLESLKRQRQRARK; this comes from the coding sequence ATGACCGAGCACATCGAGCCGCGAGCTCACCGTTTCCCCACCCTGGTGGACGTGTTGTGTCAACGCGCCGAGTCTCAAGGCGACGCGCTGTTGTATCGCTTCCTGGAGACGGGAGACGTGGACGGCCCGGTGGAGGAGTGGACCTACCGGCGGCTGGATTCACGGGCGCGGTCGCTGGGGGCTCGGCTGCGTGCCCTGGGGGCGCAGGGGGAGCGGGCGCTGCTGCTCTACCCGCCGGGCCTGGAGTTCGTCGCGGGCTTCATGGGCTGTCTGTATGGCGGCGTCATCGCCGTGCCGTGTTACCCGCCGGACCCCACGCGGTTGGAGCGCACGTTGCCGCGCCTCCGCGCCATCGCCCGGGATTGTGGCGCGCGCTATGTGCTGACGACGAGCACCATCCAGGAGATGGCGGAGTTCCTCACGCCGCAGGCGCCCGAGCTGGGTGAGTTGCAGTGGATTGCCAGTGACGCGGTGCCGGAAGCCGAGGCCGCGGACTGGAAGCGCCCGGACCTGACGTCCGACTCGCTGGCCTTCTTGCAATACACGTCGGGTTCCACGGGCAACCCGAAGGGCGTCAAGGTCAGCCACGCCAACATCCTCCACAACGAGTCGTTGATTACGCGTGACTTCGGGTTGCAGGCGGAGCGCTCGGTGGGCGTGGGCTGGTTGCCCATGTTCCATGACATGGGGCTCATCGGAAAGGTGTTGCAGCCGCTCTACCTGGGCTTCCCGTGCATGCTGATGTCACCCATCGCGTTCCTTCAGCGGCCCTTGCGCTGGCTGGAGGCCGTCTCCCACTTCAAGGGGACGGTCAGTGGTGGACCCAACTTCGCTTTCGACCTGTGCGTGCGAAAGGCCCGCGCCGAAGACGTGGCCCGTCTGGATTTGAGCCACTGGGACCTGGCCTTCAACGGCGCGGAGCCCGTGCGGCGCGAGACGATGGAGCGCTTCGCGGAGACGTTCGCGCCCGCTGGCTTCCGGCGCGAGGCCTTCTATCCCTGCTACGGCCTGGCCGAGGCGACGCTCATCGTCAGCGGCGGCGTGAAGGGAACGCTGTGTGTGCAGGAGCGCTACGACACCGGCTCGCTGGAGCTGGGGCGCGCGAAGCCCGCGTCCGACGCGGCGGAGGGGCCCACGGCGCGCACGCTGGTGTCCTCGGGTCAGGGCGCGCCGGACCAGCGGCTGCTCATCGTGGACCCGGAGACGCGGGTGCCTCGGGCCTCGAACGAGGTGGGTGAGGTCTGGGTCGCTGGCCCCAGCGTGGCGGGTGGGTATTGGGATCGTCCGGAGGAGACGGCGCATGCGTTCGGCGCGCGGCTCGCCAATGGCGAGGGGCCCTTCCTCCGCACCGGGGACCTGGCCTTCCTGTCGCCGGAGGGCGAGCTCTTCATCACCGGCCGTCTCAAGGATCTGCTCATCGTCCGGGGCCGGAACCTGTATCCGCAGGACCTGGAGATGACCGCGGAGCGCGCGCACCGCGCGGTGCGTCCCGGCTGCAGCGCCGCCTTCTCCGTGGACGTGGAGGGGGAGGAGCGGCTGGTGGTGGTCTCCGAGGTCGACGTGCGCGAAGGCTTCGACGGCGCGGCGGTGGTGGGCGCCCTGCGCCGCGCGCTGGCCGATGAGCACCAGGTGCATGCGCACACGGTGGTGCTGCTCCAGGCCCGGAGCATCCCGAAGACGTCGAGCGGGAAGATTCAGCGCCGCGCCTGTCGTGATGGCTTCCTGGCGGGCTCGCTGGAGGTGGTGGAGGTGTCGGGCGAGGAGGCCGCTCCGGTGCCGGAGACCGAGCCTTCCATGCCGTCCGCGCCCCTGCGCGAGCGCCTGGCCCTGGCGTCCGAGGAGGTCCGTCCGGCGCTGCTGGTGGACTTCCTCCGCGGGGAGGCCGTGCGGGTGCTGCGCACGGCGCCCGCGTCCCTGGCGCCGGAGACGTCGCTGGCCAGCCTGGGGCTCGACTCGCTGATGGCGCTGGAGCTGCACGGCCGGCTGGAAGAGGAACTCGGTGTGTCGCTGCCCGTGGCCTTCCTCTGGCAGCACCCGACGCTGGGGGCCGCCGCCGCGCATCTGGTGGACGCGTGGAAGGGCACCGCCGCGCCCGCCGCGCCGCCGCTGAAGGCCGGCTCGCTGGAGGGCGAACTGCCGCTGTCTCCCGGTCAGCAGCGCCTGTGGTTCCTGGACCGGCTGGTGCCGGAGAGCGCGCTGTACAACGTCCACTTCCAGCTCCGGCTCTCCGGGGCGCTGGACGTGTCCGCGCTGGAGCGTGCGCTGCAAGGGCTCCTGTCGCGTCACGCGGTGCTGCGCGCGGCCTTCCCCGAAGTGGAGGGCCAGCCGCAACAGCTCCTGCCGTCCCTGCGTCCGCTGGACGTGGCCCGCGAGGACCTGCGGGCGCTGTCGCCCGCCGAGCGTGACGCACGGCTGAATCTGCTGGCCCGGGCCCAGGGCGAGGCGCCCTTCAATCTGTCGGAGGGGCTGCTGGTGCGTGCGGCGTTGGTGGCGCTGGAGGACCAGGAGCACGTGCTCCTGATGACCCAGCACCACATCGTCACCGATGGCTGGTCCATTGGCGTCCTGGCCCGGGAGCTGGCCGCGCTGTACCGCGCGGAGGTGGCTGGCGCCGCCGCGTCGCTGGGCGCGCCCGCCTTGCAGTACGTGGACTACGCGCGTTGGCAGCGCGGGCTGGGCGGCGCGCTGGACGGGCAGCGTGCCTACTGGGCGCGGAAGCTGGAGAACCTGCCGCGTCTGGAGTTGCCCACGGACTTCCCGCGTCCCCGGGAGCCGGGCTTCCGCGGCGCGCTCCACCGTTTCGCGCTGCCGGCCGAGCTGGTGGATTCGCTCAAGGCGGTGGGTCGGAGCGAGGGCTGTACCTTCTTCGTCACGCTGGCGGCGGCCTGGGCGGCGCTGCTGCACCGCTACAGCGGTCAGGACGACTTCGGCCTGGGCACCATCTTCGCGCAGCGGGACCGGGCCGAGCTGCGTGACGTGGTGGGGTTCTTCGCCAGCACGCTGGTGCTCCGCGCGGACGTGTCTGGCGCGCCCCGTTTCCGGGAGCTGCTGGGCCGCATGCGCCACACGTTCCACGAGGCCCTGGCCCACGCGGACCTGCCCTTCGAGGAAGTGGTGGGCGCGTCGCGCGCGGTCCGCGGCGGCGACAACCCGCTGTTCCAGGCGAACCTGGTGTTGGAGAGCCTGCCGCCGGTGGACCTGGACGTGCCGGGCATGCAGTGGCGCCCGGTGTTGCCCGTGCCGGACGGCGCGGTGGAGGGCACGGCGAAGTTCGACCTGCAGCTCGCCGTCGTGGAGACGCCAGGAGGGCTGGAGGGCGCGCTGGAGTACCGCTCGGACCTCTTCTCGGCGGAGACGATGGCGCGGCTCGCGGGCCACCTGGAGGCGTTGCTGAGGGGCATCGTCGCTGCTCCGGACGCGCGCGTGGAGGACCTTCCGCTGCTCGACGAGGCGGAGCGCCGTTCTCTGTTGGAGCGCTGGAACGACTTCACGGCGCCGCTCTCCCAGGACCCTTCGCACTGCATCCACGCGCAGTTCCGTGAGCAGGCCGCCCGCACGCCCGACGCGGTGGCGGTGGTCGCCGAGGACGGGACGCTCACCTACGCGGAGCTGGCGCGTCGTGCGTCCGCGCTGGCCTTGCACCTGAGAGGCCTGGGCGTGGGCCCCGAGGTGCGCGTGGGCCTGTGCGCCGAGCGCTCGGTGGAGATGGTGGCGGGGATGCTCGGCATCCTCGAGGCGGGCGGCGCCTACGTGCCCCTGGACCCGGACTATCCCCGGGAGCGGCTCACGTACATGCTGGAGGACTCGGGCGCGCGCGTGCTCGTCACGCAGTCCCATCTGGCGGGGACGCTGCCCGTGTCCGGCCTGCACACCGTGCTGCTGGATACGGCGGAGCCCTACGCGGCGGCGCCGGCGTCACCGCTGGCCCTGGGGACCACGCCCGACAACGCGGCGTATGTCATCTACACGTCGGGCTCCACGGGACGGCCCAAGGGCGTGGTGGTGCCGCACGGGGGCGTGGCCAACTTCTTCGCCGCCATGGACGTGCGCGTGGGCCACCCGCCCGCGGGCGCCTGGTTGGCCGTCACCAGCATCTCCTTCGACATCTCCGTCCTGGAGTTGCTGTGGACGCTCACCCGTGGCTTCAAGGTGGTGGTGCAAGGGGAGGGGGCCTCACTCAAGGCGCCCGCTCGCGCGGCGGGGGCCCGGAAGCGCCCCATGGACTTCAGCCTGTTCTACTTCGCGGATGACGCGGAGGTGTCGCGCGGAGAGAGCAGCTATCGGCTGTTGCTGGAGGGCGCGAAGTTCGCGGACACCCACGGCTTCGCGGCGGTGTGGACGCCGGAGCGCCACTTCCACGCCTTCGGCGGCCTGTACCCCAATCCCTCCGTGGTGGGCGCGGCTGTCGCCACCGTGACGAAGCGCGTGGCCATCCGCGCGGGCAGCGTGGTGCTGCCACTCCACCATCCCGTGCGCGTGGCGGAGGAGTGGTCCCTGGTGGACAACCTGTCCGGCGGGCGCGTGGGCATCTCCGTCGCTTCTGGCTGGCACGCCAATGACTTCGTCTTCGCGCCGGAGAAGTACGAGAAGCGCCGCGAGCTGATGATGGAAGGCATCGACACCGTGCGCCGGCTGTGGCGTGGGGAGACGGTGCGTTTCCCGGGCGGTGGCGGCGCGCAGGTGGATGTGAAGCTGCGCCCTCGTCCCGTGCAGGCGGAGCTGCCCGTGTGGCTCACCGCCGCGGGAAACCCGGAGACGTTCATCACCGCGGGCCGGCTGGGGTGCAACATCCTCACGCACCTGCTGGGGCAGACGTGGGAGGACCTGGAGAAGAAGCTGTCGCTCTACCGTCAGGCCTGGCGAGACGCGGGCCACGCGGGCGAGGGCCACGTCACCCTCATGCTGCACACCTTCATCGGCGAGGACATGGCGAAGGTGCGCGAGGTGGTGGAGCAGCCCTTCCGCAACTACCTCAAGAGCTCGGCCGACCTGATGCGGGGCCTGGGGAGCACGCTGGGCATCGACATGGATTCGGCCACGGAGGCGGACCTGGACCGGCTCGCCGGCCATGCCTTCGACCGCTACTTCGAGACGAGCGGCCTGTTCGGCACGCCGCGTTCGGTGCGTGAGCGCGTCGGGCAGCTCCAGGCCCTGGGCGTGGACGAGGTGGGCTGCCTCATCGACTTCGGCATTCCCGCCGACACGGTGCTGGCCAGCCTGCCGCTGCTGGACGAGGTGCGGCAGCGCTGCGTGCGGGACAGCCGCCGCGCGGGCACGGCGAAGACGATTCCCGAGCAGCTCCGCGAGCACGGCGTGACGCACCTGCAGTGCACGCCGTCCCTGGCGCGCGCGCTGCTGTCCGAGCCCGAGTCCGTCGAGGCGCTGGGCGGCCTGCAACGGCTGATGGTGGGCGGCGAGGCCCTTCCGGGCGCGTTGGCCGCGTCCCTGCGCAAGGCGCTGCCGGAGTCCGCCGAGCTGCTCAACATGTACGGCCCCACGGAGACGACCATCTGGTCCTCCACGGCGCGCGTGGCCCCGGAGGAGACGGCGGCCGTCGTCTCCATCGGCACGCCGTTGCTGCGCACGTGCCTGTACGTCCTCGACGCACGGCTGCAGCCGGCGCCGGTGGGCGTGGCGGGTGAGCTGTACATCGGCGGCGCGGGCGTGGTGCGTGGCTACCTGGGCCGGCCCGAGCTGACGGCGGAGCGCTTCATCCCGGATGCCTGGGCCCGTGAGCCCGGGGCCCGGCTGTACCGCACGGGGGACCGCGCACGGTGGCGGCCCGACGGCACCATGGAGTTCCTCGGCCGCGTGGACCACCAGCTCAAGGTGCGTGGCTTCCGCATCGAGGCAGGGGAAATCGAGGCGGCGCTCACCGCCCAGCCCTCGGTGCGCGAGGCGGTGGTGGTGGCGCGCGAGGACGTGCCCGGCGACGTGCGGCTCGTGGCCTACGTGGTGCCCGCGCAGGGCGCCACGGTGGAGGCGTCCGCGCTGCGCGACGCCCTGGCTCAGCGGTTGCCGGAGCACATGGTTCCGTCGCTCGTCATGGAGCTGCCGGCGCTCCCGCTGACGCCCAATGGCAAGGTGGACCGCAAGGCCCTGCCCGCGCCGAACGTGGTGCGCTCCGCGAAAGCGGCCTTCGTGGCGCCGCAGGGGCAGCTGGAGGAGCAGATTGCCCAGGTGTGGCGCAGCGTCCTCCGTGTGGAGCAGGTGGGCGTGCACGACAACTTCTTCGACCTGGGCGGCCACTCGCTCCTGATGGTGCAGGTGCACACCCAGCTCAAGTCGGTGCTGGGACAGGACCTGCCCCTGCTGAAGCTGCTGGAGCACCCCACCATCAGCACCCTGGCGCGTTTCGCGCGGCAGGGGCCCGCGACGGCGCAGTCCCAGGTGGAAGCCGCGCAGGACCGGGCCAGGCGGCAGCTGGAGAGCCTCAAGCGCCAGCGCCAGCGCGCCAGGAAGTAG
- a CDS encoding MFS transporter, whose product MAFSSRNVVTNPARVFSLIWLGQLISSLGTGLTQFSVGVYVYQNSDSVTEYSLASFFGFLPMVLLAPVAGSMVDRSNRQRVMLLADLGAMTAIGLMWCLVAADRAGLWPLQNWHFYPPLAMSAAFSTFRVLAFSTTTPLLVSKQNLGRANGMVELAMSAGQLLGPALAGVLVVRIGLQGVLLIDMATFLFAVATLLSVRIPQPEPDAARTEARKSLWTDIALGWRFIRERTGLLGLLGFSSAVNLITVLVTVLITPLVLSFTDPTTLGLVVSCSGVGMVAGGITMGVWGGPKRRIRGVLGAELVAGVALLAAALPASVFVVACAAFVFMFTAPVAMGCSQAIWQSKVPPAIQGRVFATRRMLALVAPPIAALLAGPLTDKVFDPWMAADGALANTFGQILGTGPGRGIALLYVVLGLLLAGCVMLTASSPRVRGVEDELPDALLPQGIPAAQQQA is encoded by the coding sequence ATGGCATTCTCAAGCAGGAACGTCGTCACGAACCCTGCCCGGGTCTTCAGTCTCATCTGGCTGGGTCAGCTCATCTCGTCGCTGGGGACGGGGCTCACCCAGTTCTCGGTGGGTGTCTACGTCTACCAGAACAGCGACTCCGTCACGGAGTACTCGCTGGCGTCGTTCTTCGGGTTCCTCCCGATGGTGTTGCTCGCCCCCGTCGCGGGCTCCATGGTGGACCGCAGCAACCGTCAGCGGGTGATGTTGCTGGCGGACCTGGGCGCGATGACAGCCATCGGGTTGATGTGGTGCCTTGTCGCGGCGGACCGCGCCGGGCTGTGGCCCCTTCAAAACTGGCACTTCTATCCCCCGCTGGCGATGAGCGCCGCCTTCAGCACCTTCCGCGTCCTGGCCTTCTCCACGACCACGCCGCTGCTGGTCTCCAAGCAGAACCTGGGCCGGGCCAACGGCATGGTGGAACTGGCCATGAGCGCGGGCCAGCTCCTGGGCCCCGCGCTGGCGGGCGTGCTGGTGGTGCGCATCGGCTTGCAAGGTGTGCTGCTCATCGACATGGCGACCTTCCTCTTCGCCGTGGCCACGCTGCTGAGCGTGCGCATCCCCCAGCCCGAACCAGACGCCGCGCGGACCGAGGCCAGGAAGTCGCTGTGGACGGACATCGCGCTGGGCTGGCGCTTCATCCGCGAGCGCACCGGCCTGCTCGGACTGCTGGGCTTCAGCTCCGCCGTCAACCTGATCACCGTGCTGGTGACGGTGCTCATCACCCCGCTGGTGTTGAGCTTCACGGACCCGACGACGCTGGGCCTGGTGGTGTCCTGCTCCGGCGTCGGCATGGTGGCGGGTGGAATCACCATGGGCGTCTGGGGCGGCCCGAAGCGGCGCATCCGGGGCGTGCTGGGCGCGGAGCTCGTCGCGGGAGTGGCCTTGCTGGCCGCGGCGCTCCCCGCCAGCGTGTTCGTCGTCGCCTGCGCCGCCTTCGTGTTCATGTTCACCGCGCCGGTGGCCATGGGCTGCTCGCAGGCCATCTGGCAGAGCAAGGTGCCTCCCGCCATCCAGGGACGGGTGTTCGCCACGCGCCGGATGCTCGCGCTGGTCGCCCCACCCATCGCCGCACTGCTCGCGGGCCCGTTGACGGACAAGGTCTTCGACCCCTGGATGGCAGCGGACGGCGCCCTGGCCAACACCTTCGGCCAGATTCTGGGCACCGGCCCGGGCCGGGGCATCGCCCTGCTCTACGTCGTCCTGGGCCTCCTGCTGGCAGGCTGCGTCATGCTGACCGCGTCCTCCCCGCGCGTGCGCGGCGTGGAAGACGAGCTCCCAGACGCGCTGCTGCCCCAGGGTATCCCCGCAGCGCAACAGCAAGCCTGA
- a CDS encoding glycoside hydrolase family 19 protein codes for MSGKFVSRSLALLGICGGLSALGGCGGAEPVPATLEPVGQVEGAAIVDTITEGTYVIRSVMTNKCIDVASSSTADGAKVQQWDCNGTNAQRFRVTPTSGGYFSIINVNSNKALDIKEVSTAPNARVHQWSYGGGANQQFRFVKEVGSEFSIRARHTDMAIDVYWGNTANGTELVQYPYEQRTNQRWTFDRIDGGGGNPGTGLAAILSESTFNAMFPNRNPFYTYSSLIAAANTFPAFANTGSLETRKREVAAFFANTAHETGNYVYVEEINRGDYCGSWGPPGCYCVAGKKYYGRGPIQLSWNGNYCAAGAALGLPLHTNPDLLAQDANAAWRSAFWFWTTQAGAGTMSAHRAMVDGHGFGETIRTINGSLECNGGNPGQVQSRINNYQHFTNMLGVSPGGNLGC; via the coding sequence ATGTCCGGCAAGTTCGTGTCACGCAGTCTGGCCCTGCTGGGAATCTGTGGGGGCCTGAGCGCCCTGGGAGGCTGTGGCGGCGCCGAGCCAGTGCCCGCCACCCTCGAACCAGTGGGTCAGGTGGAAGGCGCCGCCATTGTCGACACCATCACCGAAGGCACCTACGTCATCCGCTCGGTGATGACGAACAAGTGCATCGACGTCGCCTCGTCGAGCACGGCGGACGGCGCCAAGGTGCAGCAATGGGATTGCAACGGCACGAATGCGCAGCGCTTCCGCGTCACGCCCACGTCCGGGGGCTACTTCAGCATCATCAACGTGAACAGCAACAAGGCGCTCGACATCAAGGAGGTGAGCACCGCGCCGAACGCGCGGGTCCACCAATGGAGTTATGGCGGCGGAGCGAACCAGCAGTTCCGCTTCGTGAAGGAAGTGGGCAGCGAGTTCAGCATCCGCGCGCGTCACACGGACATGGCCATTGACGTGTACTGGGGCAACACGGCCAATGGCACGGAGCTGGTGCAGTACCCCTACGAACAGCGCACGAACCAGCGCTGGACGTTCGACCGCATCGACGGGGGCGGTGGCAACCCCGGCACGGGGCTGGCCGCCATCCTGAGCGAGTCCACGTTCAACGCCATGTTCCCGAACCGGAACCCCTTCTACACGTACAGCAGCCTCATTGCCGCCGCGAACACCTTCCCGGCCTTCGCCAACACGGGCTCGCTGGAGACGCGCAAGCGCGAGGTGGCGGCCTTCTTCGCCAACACGGCCCATGAGACGGGCAACTACGTGTACGTGGAGGAGATCAATCGCGGTGACTACTGCGGCTCATGGGGTCCGCCGGGCTGCTACTGCGTCGCGGGCAAGAAGTACTACGGACGTGGGCCCATCCAGTTGTCCTGGAACGGCAACTACTGCGCCGCCGGCGCCGCGTTGGGGCTGCCGCTTCACACCAACCCGGACCTGCTGGCCCAGGACGCCAACGCCGCGTGGCGCTCCGCCTTCTGGTTCTGGACCACGCAGGCCGGCGCCGGAACCATGTCCGCGCACCGCGCCATGGTCGACGGCCACGGCTTCGGTGAGACCATCCGCACCATCAATGGCTCGCTGGAATGCAATGGTGGCAACCCGGGCCAGGTGCAGAGCCGCATCAACAACTATCAGCACTTCACCAACATGCTCGGCGTGAGCCCTGGCGGCAACCTGGGCTGCTGA
- a CDS encoding RNA polymerase sigma factor yields the protein MHARILQRESVANVDAFAVFVDPIIAAVKYARGCTHEMARDAAIDVLLDYLEAPERFDPQRGRLFAYLAQSAKNTVTDWQRSATRRQAREEKFGLLFELLGRSPKDCLEQSAEVKRVVERIEQSDLSQVDRAFLGLMLQGERSTQRFAEVLGLGALPAVDIQREVKRNRDRIMKWLVRFGREVFGDES from the coding sequence TTGCATGCGCGCATCCTCCAGCGAGAGTCGGTGGCGAACGTGGACGCGTTTGCGGTCTTCGTCGACCCCATCATCGCGGCCGTGAAGTACGCCCGAGGATGCACCCACGAAATGGCCCGTGACGCCGCCATCGACGTGTTGCTCGACTACCTCGAGGCCCCCGAGCGCTTTGACCCGCAGCGAGGTCGCCTGTTCGCCTACCTGGCGCAATCCGCGAAGAACACGGTCACTGACTGGCAGCGCTCGGCGACGAGGCGCCAGGCGCGCGAAGAAAAATTCGGCCTCCTTTTCGAACTTCTGGGGAGGTCTCCGAAAGACTGTTTGGAGCAATCCGCGGAGGTGAAGCGCGTCGTGGAACGCATCGAACAATCCGACCTGTCCCAGGTGGACCGCGCGTTCCTCGGACTCATGCTCCAGGGAGAACGGTCGACCCAGCGGTTCGCCGAGGTGCTCGGCCTGGGCGCGCTCCCCGCAGTCGACATCCAGCGCGAAGTGAAGCGCAACCGTGACCGCATCATGAAGTGGCTGGTGCGCTTTGGAAGGGAGGTTTTCGGTGACGAATCCTGA
- a CDS encoding ImmA/IrrE family metallo-endopeptidase yields MMGRWLDEAMAISGLQECTAYPRDLAVEAPYQLSVETVPIPRLTTAHVADWTSKRKVPHPISDTHRDIYGCMVAWKGSALLFHDTGDSEDEQRFTVAHEVAHFVLDHVIPRERALRYFGEGIRPVLDGKRDASLEERLSSVFGQVPLGVQVKLMDRTPSGHLASGAIAEAERRADRLALEFLAPAELVRRMLRTTPGEDGVLRVASRFGLPEDKARGYAHALMRQERAQRFSIIEFLGEDRS; encoded by the coding sequence ATGATGGGTCGTTGGCTGGATGAGGCCATGGCCATCAGTGGGCTCCAGGAGTGCACTGCCTATCCGCGCGACCTGGCCGTAGAGGCCCCCTACCAGCTGTCCGTGGAGACGGTGCCCATCCCCAGGCTCACGACAGCGCACGTGGCGGATTGGACATCGAAGCGGAAGGTTCCACATCCCATCTCCGACACCCACCGGGACATCTACGGGTGCATGGTCGCCTGGAAAGGGAGCGCCCTGCTCTTCCACGACACGGGTGACTCGGAGGATGAACAGCGCTTCACCGTGGCACATGAGGTCGCGCACTTCGTGCTCGACCACGTGATTCCCCGCGAGCGAGCCCTGCGCTACTTCGGAGAAGGAATCCGCCCCGTCCTCGACGGAAAGCGAGACGCCAGCCTGGAGGAAAGACTGTCTTCGGTTTTCGGGCAGGTCCCACTGGGCGTCCAGGTCAAGCTCATGGACAGGACCCCATCCGGGCACCTTGCCTCCGGAGCCATTGCGGAAGCCGAACGGCGTGCCGACCGGCTTGCGCTCGAGTTCCTCGCGCCAGCAGAGCTCGTGCGGCGGATGCTCCGTACCACCCCGGGAGAAGACGGCGTCCTGCGGGTGGCCAGCCGCTTCGGTCTCCCTGAAGACAAGGCCAGGGGCTATGCCCACGCGCTCATGCGACAGGAGCGCGCCCAGCGATTCTCCATCATCGAATTTCTTGGCGAAGACAGGAGCTAG